GTGTTCCGTTTTTCCTTCCATTATAGCTGTGTGCTAACTTGATTTGATTGTTGCTATTAGGATTCATGCTAAAGTAGGTGATAGGTGGGAGATTTGCACGAGTCTAAGTGATGGGCAGTTTCAACAGGTTACCAGTGAAACTTTTGAAGTAATTTTGAGTTCACTTTTTAGGCTAATTAATTTTACTTACGCACCCTTGATTTCTTTGTTATCAGGTCAGCTTTGTGAATGCCATTAATACAACCAAGGGTGGAACTCATGTTGACTACATCACCAATCAGATTACAACCTATGTGATGaacaaagtaaataaaaagaaaaaggatgCCAATATCAAGGCTCACAATGTGAAGAATCATTTATGGGTTTTTGTCAATGTTCTTGTTGATAACCCTGCTTTTGATTCTCAAACTAAAGAGACTCTCACGACTAAAGCAGCTAATCTCGGTTCTAAATGTGAAGTTCCTGAATCGATGTTGAAGGAAGGTTTGTCCTGCTGAACCATTTTTGTTAATACAACTAACATGGAATGGAATGGTGTTTTACACTTACATGTTGCAAATGTTTGCAGTTGCAAATTCTGGAATATTGGACACTCTCCTATCATGGGCAGATTTTAAGCAAAGCAAAGATTTGAAGAAAACTGATGGAACAAAGACTCAGAGACTTCGTGGGATTGTTAAACTAGAGGATGCCAATGATGCTGGTGGAAGGAACTCAGATAAGTGTACCTTGATACTGACAGAGGGAGATTCTGCTAAGGCCCTTGCTGTAAGTTTTTGTCATGTTAAGAAGTGTTTTTGGTGTTCATATTTTACATTAAACTTCAATTGAAAGATATTGGCAAGTTAAAGACAATCATAGAGACCCACTATTTACAAATAAACTGAGTTTCAGCCTTAAAAGCACTAATATTGTAAGGTCatcatatataaaattaatcCAATCAACTTATTTCCTGTTAATCGAAGTTACCTCGGataattgaattttgattttcaatGTTCAACAAGTTCATGTTTAATACTTCTAATATAATTTGTTCTTTTTTCTATATGAAGATGGCTGGGCTCTCAGTCGTGGGTCGGGACCATTATGGTGTGTTTCCATTGAGAGGCAAATTGCTCAATGTGCGGGAAGCTAGCAATAAGCAGATAATGGATAATGaagaaattcaaaatataaagaaaattctTGGACTGCAGCAAAACAAAGAGTATTCTAACGTGAAGTCTTTGAGATATGGTCATTTGATGATTATGGCTGATCAGGTAAGTTGCTCAAAGATTACGTAGTTTAGTCTTGTTTTGTCTTGGTCTTCAGTTTCTTTAGAATCTCATCAGGCACGGGGCATGTACTTAATTTTGGATTCATGATAACTTAACTTTTTGGTGGTTTAGGATCATGATGGTTCCCACATCAAAGGGTTACTGATAaacttcattcattcattctggCCATCACTGCTTAAAGTTCCATCATTCATGGTTGAATTTACCACTCCCATAATAAGGGTAAGTATGGTTAATGTTCTGTTGATTAAGAAAACAGTGACTTGTACATCATTTTTCAGAACTTACTCTTTGGACTtcacttatatatatattttctgtCTCGGCAGGCTTTTCATTCAAACGGGACAAAATTATCATTTTATTCAATGCCCGAGTATGAATCATGGAGAGAGAACTTGGGGAATAATGCAACTGGTTGGAAGATAAAGTACTATAAGGTGCAGTGTTGTTGACATGGAGAACCTCCACAGTAGGTCTACAATTAATTTATAAAGTGTTTGCTTATTTTGTTTCTGGTGTTTCTACAGGGTTTGGGTACAAGTACTCCTCAGGAAGGGAGAGAGTACTTTCGAGATCTTGGTAAGCATAGAAAAGACTTCGTTTGGGAAGATGACTATGATGGGAGTGCAATTGAGATGGCCTTCAGTAAGAAGAAAGCTGAGGATAGGAAGGTTTGGATTCGCAATTTTGAGGTGGGTAGTTAGTGTTAAGATAATACACATTTTTATTGACAGATCCTTGTTCTGTGGAAGTATCAGTTAATAAAAATCtacctttctcttttcttgcaGCCTGGCAATTATCGTGATCATGTTGCATCACGTATAAACTATAAGGACTTTGTGAACAAAGAACTTATATTGTTCTCTAGGGCTGATCTTCAAAGGTCCATTCCCTCGGTGGTTGATGGCCTCAAACCAGGTCAAAGGAAGATTCTTTTCTGCTCATTTAAGAAAAAGTTGTTCAAGGAAATAAAAGTAGGCCAATTTATTGGTTATGTGTCCGAACACTCTGCTTACCACCATGGTGAACAAAGTCTGGCTAGCACAATCATAGGAATGGCACAGGACTTTGTTGGTAGCAACAACATTAATCTGCTGAAACCAAACGGTCAATTTGGTACTCGTAACTTGGTGAGATAAAGCTGCCTATTAACTATGTCACAATTTTCTCCATGTTTCTTTTGTAACTTCGTACTTACTCAGTAACTTGCTCTTCCAGGGAGGCAAAGACCATGCTAGTTCCAGATATATATACACTGAACTAAATCCTATCACTCGGTGCCTCTTCCACGAGAATGATGATAAGCTACTGGAATACTTGAATGAGGATGGGAGGTCAATTGAACCAAGCTGGTAATTTCTTTTCTCCTTTCTTTTTAAAGGTTGTTCGTGATTAGTGTCTATTAAACATAATATACTAATAGAAATTCCACTTGTGTTGCCACATAGGTACATTCCTATTATTCCTTTGGTTCTTGTTAATGGAAGTGAAGGAATTGGGACTGGCTGGAGTTCATATATACCCAACTACAATCCAAGGGATATTATTGCGAATGTTAGGCGTTTGTTAAACGATGAGACTATGGTTCCAATGGATCCTTGGTATAGAGGATTTAAGGGAATCATTGAGAAAAGCGCCAAGGAAGGGGGGTATATAGTGAATGGTACAGTTGAGGAAATTGATGAACAAAGTTTCAGAATAACAGAGCTGCCCATCCGCAAGTGGACTCAAGATTATAAGCAGTTTCTTGAATCCATAACTGATGGGTCACCCAATGTCAAGGATCCTCTCATTGAGGTAACCTGACCTAAACATTTCTTCACCATATATACAAATTAGTTTGGGTTATGTGATAATTAATGAGCTAATTTGGGTAAATTTTTCTTCTCAAATTTCCTTGTGCAGGATTTCAGACAGAATGGAGATGACGCAATGGTTGACATTGAAATCAGGATGAAGCTGGAAAAAATAGCGATGATTATGCAAGAAGGACTGCTCAAGAAATTTAAATTGACTACCACAATCAGCACAAGCAACATGCATCTTTTTGATGCAGAAGGGAAAATTAAGAAATACGAAAATCCTGAACAAAGTAAGCCTTTGTATGCAGTGTTGTTCTGAATAGTAATATGTAATGTTTTAATAAATACTCACTGTTTTCTTTCATTTCTCATGCAGTTCTTGAGGAATTCTTTCCTCTTAGGTTGGATTATTATGAGAGAAGGAAGGTGAGTTATTGGCAATAGGGAGTAGGATTGTCTTTACGTTCTGAACCTATTAGTAAGAACTGAAATGCAATTTGGTTGTGCTTGCAGCAATATATTCTGGAAAATTTTGAACGACTTTTGTTGGTGCTGGACAACAAAGTTAGGTTCATTTTAGGCGTTGTAAGTGGCGAAATTGTCGTGAGCAACCGGAAGAAAGCTGATTTA
This portion of the Lotus japonicus ecotype B-129 chromosome 3, LjGifu_v1.2 genome encodes:
- the LOC130744564 gene encoding DNA topoisomerase 2, with amino-acid sequence MEASKKRPLQNSNAANVPSAAAAAKGKTIEEMYQKKTQLEHVLLRPDTYVGSIEKHTQTLWVYENDEMVHRPVTYVPGLYKIFDEILVNAADNKQRDPKMDSLKVTIDPEANTVSVYNNGDGVPVEIHQEEKVYVPELIFGNLLTSSNYDDQEKKTTGGRNGFGAKLTNIFSTEFIIETADGRRQKKYKQVFSENMSKKAEPVISKCKENENWTKVTFKPDLEKFQMTHLEEDVVALMKKRVMDMAGCLGKTVKVELNGQSIRMKSFRDYADLYLKSAEKSRPVPLPRIHAKVGDRWEICTSLSDGQFQQVSFVNAINTTKGGTHVDYITNQITTYVMNKVNKKKKDANIKAHNVKNHLWVFVNVLVDNPAFDSQTKETLTTKAANLGSKCEVPESMLKEVANSGILDTLLSWADFKQSKDLKKTDGTKTQRLRGIVKLEDANDAGGRNSDKCTLILTEGDSAKALAMAGLSVVGRDHYGVFPLRGKLLNVREASNKQIMDNEEIQNIKKILGLQQNKEYSNVKSLRYGHLMIMADQDHDGSHIKGLLINFIHSFWPSLLKVPSFMVEFTTPIIRAFHSNGTKLSFYSMPEYESWRENLGNNATGWKIKYYKGLGTSTPQEGREYFRDLGKHRKDFVWEDDYDGSAIEMAFSKKKAEDRKVWIRNFEPGNYRDHVASRINYKDFVNKELILFSRADLQRSIPSVVDGLKPGQRKILFCSFKKKLFKEIKVGQFIGYVSEHSAYHHGEQSLASTIIGMAQDFVGSNNINLLKPNGQFGTRNLGGKDHASSRYIYTELNPITRCLFHENDDKLLEYLNEDGRSIEPSWYIPIIPLVLVNGSEGIGTGWSSYIPNYNPRDIIANVRRLLNDETMVPMDPWYRGFKGIIEKSAKEGGYIVNGTVEEIDEQSFRITELPIRKWTQDYKQFLESITDGSPNVKDPLIEDFRQNGDDAMVDIEIRMKLEKIAMIMQEGLLKKFKLTTTISTSNMHLFDAEGKIKKYENPEQILEEFFPLRLDYYERRKQYILENFERLLLVLDNKVRFILGVVSGEIVVSNRKKADLLMELQQKGFTPMPKKGKSAEPQVAGANDENSEEQEDENTREEAVRVEEAKRGDYEYLLSMSIGTLTLESVQKLLAEKEETEKEFEILKATPSKSMWMKDLDELEKKLDEQDGKEAEDEKKRISQASKRTSTRDLGTKAAKKPPQPRKNTKKTKNAESDNSPMETENAPEVSKPKGRAGSKNTQNQKAEKVADDEILSLQERLAAYNFGSSSDQSGVMETEEPVVKKGNNRKGGAKKKSTIVLDSSDSDNEINGVDDDDDDDFEDTSAGKKKGGRKPAAAKKPTATAAAKKPTAAAAAKKPTAAAPRKRNGAAAESKKSTLSQKFITDMLQPAESAGISPEKKVRKMRESPFNKKSGSVLGRLAGKDLGSLSEDLSSGGSGASNSPPSADTEVVEVAPAAGRARPQRARPQVTYVLSESESDNDSDAKPSDFSDFEEDDD